Below is a window of Flavobacterium sp. CFS9 DNA.
TAAAACCAAGTCCGGTTGCAATAGCCGCAAGCATTCTGGCAATAGCGGATTTATCCTCGGTGAGATGGGCAGCAATAGAAACAAAAAGACAAGAAGCTACACAGATACAGGCAAAAGTCCGAACACCCGCATTCTGCTGTTCCCTTTCTCTCTCAACACCAATAATTCCTCCCAATAAAAGCGCCAAAAGTAATTTAGCAGAAAGTAACAGTTCAAATTCTATATCCATAATGAAATATTTTTTAATGCCTCATCTTAAACTTATTACATTTCGTAATACAAATCATTTTTTTCCTTTACCGGTATATTTTCTGCCCCAGTCATTTCAAGCAGATTGATCTCTATGGTCTTTGCAAGTGAAGTCATTGGGGTATCAACAGGTGTATTCTCAAATGGGTCCTGCATTATAATAGCGGTCTTTTCTATGGAAATAAACAGAACAGGAATCAATATCGTTATAAGAATCTCTACGACCAGCTGTGAATCTTCGAGTCCAAAAGGAAGTATAGCCGCAAATACATAGATCAGCGTATGAACCAATACACTGTATGATTTTGGAAAGACGGTATTTTTTAAACGTTCACATTTGCCCATACTGTCGCAAAGCCTGGCTAGTGTTTCATTTAACTGCACCTGTTTAAAATCTGAAATTAAACCTTGTGAAGCCATTTCGGCAACATCCACGGAGTGTTTATCCAACAAAGCATTAGGAATATTAGAGGCTTTGATCTGAAAAGTATCAAGGTAAGTCTGCACCCTTGATGAAAACTGCTGCTTACGCAATGACTCTCCCAAGGCATAAAGCCAGACAATCTGTCTTTCTGTAAAAGCATCAACACTTTCTTTATTTTCTTTTGGAGTAAACTGGATGATCTGCCGGATAAAAGTTCTGGAGTCATTTACTATTGCTCCCCAAACGGTTCGGGCTTCCCACCATCTTTCGTACGATTGTGCCGTTCGAAAAGCAAGCAGAAGCGAAACCGCAGTACCCACTAAGGCAGGAATACTTAACGGCAGAGATACCTGTTGAAATAAGGGATGCATGTCGAGCAGTCCAATTAATATCGCAAATAGTACGATCAGTACAATCTGTGATCGAATCTCATTCACAAAGTACATAAGTGATATTCTTCTATTTAATAACATAAGTAATGATTAAAATTCAACAATTGGTTCTGTATCAGACCATTCAAATATAAAAATTAAAATTGAGGTAAAAGTTATTTATAGCTGTTACATAGTCATTTGGACTGACCGTTATTAAACTTTGAAAGATCTAATTCTTCAGGAAAGAATAACAAAACTTCAATCTGCTGAATTAAATAACTAACTTCTGCGACACTACATAAAACAAAAAAAGGCCCGAACATTACGTTCGAGCCTTTTGCATTCAGTATTCTAAAAAAAACTAGAATTTATACGTTACACTTCCCATAAGGGTACGTGGAGCCTGAACATTTATTGTGGTATAACCATTAAAATACAACTGGTCTGTTAAGTTATTTACTTTTAAAGACACTCTGTATTTTGGCTGATCGTAGTACAAAGCAGCATTAACCACAGCATATGACGGAAGCTCAAAAGTTTGACCAGGTCCGTTGTTGTAAATGTAAGTAGCGTCTCCGTAATTCCCTCCAAATCCTAAACCTAATCCTTTCAATTTTGTTCTTTGAAGATTATAACTGAACCAGTAGTTGATTAGATTTTCTGGTCCTGCGGTTACAGGTCTTAAATCATTTAATTTAGAATTGTTATTAGAATACCCCACAAGAAGGTTCAATCCCGGAATTGGATTAGCTGTAAGTTCTACTTCAAAACCATTACTAAATTGCGTTCCGTTTTGTATGCTTGCATTTGGTAAATTCGGATCGGCAGTTACAATATCTTTCACTTTAATATCATAATAGCTGAAAGTTGCACTCACTTTATTTTGGAAAGCATTCACTTTCACCCCTACTTCAAGCTGATTTGCTCTTTCCGGATCAAATTGTTTCAATTCAAGCTTACCGCCCACATTAGCATCTAAGAATCCTTTATTCGTAAAACTATTTTGATAATTTCCAAAAACAGATACCTGATCTTTTACCACTTGATACACTGCACCAAATTTTGGCGAGAAAGCATTTTGAGAAAAACTGTTCGTGTTTTTATTTGAAGCCGCATCAAATGATCCCTGATTTTCAAAATGATCAAAACGAACCCCTGCAGAAAGAATTAATCTATCCGTAACATTGATTGCATCCGCAACGTATGCGCTGTAAGTCGCTATAGAACTGTTAGTTGTATAAGGAGGATTCCCATTTCCTTTAAGCTGCTCCTTTACATTTGTTGGATTAAAATCGTAATAATTAGCTGCTGCTCCTGTATAATTTATCTTATCGTATGCAGCATAACCCGGTGCACTTTGGAATAATAATTTGTTTGAACCATAATAGATATCAGCCCCTACTAAAAAGCGATTTCTCATGGATCCAATTTTGAAATCACCATTAAAGTTTTGCTGGAATTCGATCGCATTATCTTTTCCGTTTGCATCCCATGCATTTCTTGAAAATTCTTGATTTGGTAAAAGGTAAAACCATGTTTGTAAACCACTGGCTTTATTAGAACTGCTGCTGAATACCGTTTGAGAAGTCCATTCGTCTGAGATTTGATAAAGAGCCTGTGCAAAAACGTTTAAGGTTTTGGTGTTGGTCATAAATTCATCTCCTAAAAATGATCTTTTGAAATTAACATCCAGATTTTTAGCATTATTAACGCCTAAGTCGGCAATAGAAACTCCAAATGGAAGATAAATCAAAGGCATCCCGGAGTTGTCCTGATTTCCAATTTCGGCGTCGATAGAGATCGTTAATTTATCATTTACTTTATAAGCAAAAGACGGTGCTACGAAGAAACTCTTTGAGTAACCGAAATCCTGAAAAGTATTCGCATTTCCAAAAGCAGCATTCAATCTGAACAATGCTGTATGATCGTCATTAATTGGCGTATTGATATCGGCAGTTAAACGGTTAAAACCATAACTTCCGTTTTGATATGAAATTTCTCCACCGAAATTTTCGTAAGGTTTTTTAGTTACACGGTTGATTAATCCTCCGTAAGAAGAAACCACATTTCCAAAAAGTGTAGCTGATGGCCCTTTTATCACTTCAATTCTTTCTAAATTTACCGCATCAGTGTTACTGTTAACTTTTCCGGCAAGACCATTTCTTACTAAACTCTGAGTCGTAAATCCACGTAAAGAATACCATGAAGCTCCGTCACCGGCACGGTTTGTAGCTGCCCATAATTGATATAAACCCGGTACATTTTTTAATGCCTCGTCCTGATTGGTTACCAACTGATCTTTGATTAACTCTTTTGTAACCACATTATAAACCTGTGCATTTTCAAGGTTTTTAATCGTCATCCTCGACACATACTGGCTTTCAGATTTGGTATATTTATTAGCATTCCCTTTTACAAATACTTCTGTAAGTGCCTCAGATGTAGTAAGCAGTGTAAAATTTTCAACAAGATTACTTCCTGCTGAAACTTCAACATTTTTTTCTTTAGAGGAAAACCCAATTACCGAAACCTTCAGAATATAATTTCCGGGTCTGATGTTTTTGATTTCATAATTTCCCTGAGCGTCAGTAGTAGTTCCAATTTTTGTTCCTCTTAGCGTTACAGAGATATTATCCGCTGCCTCATCATTAGACAATGAAACCGTTCCTTTTATTGTACCAGTCTGCGCAAATGATGCAGAAGCCGTAAGCAGCATCATCAAACAGCCCAAAAGTGGCAATAGTACTTTTACTTTCATGTTATTTAGAATTATTTTTAATAACGCAAATGTATTATTTGTATCAAATCAAACCAAATTATTTTGATTTATTCTAGATAACAACCCTATTTTGATACTTTTAAGTACTATTTTTCATTCTTTTATTAGAAAAAAAGTAATATTCATTTTTTCTAATAAAATTAAATTAGAATCTTTTGATGAACTCCATCATGTCCCCAATGTTTTTTTGAGTCCCCTCTGCTTTTCAAAACTAACGATTTACATACTGCAAAAAATATAGCTAACTATATAGTTTTAAATATATTTTTTTTATTACTTTAGTACTAAACATAGAAACACATGAATTCAGACTTTTTAAAAGATTTAGGATACAAAGCGCTAGATTCGAGAATGAAAAGAATCAGTGATAAAATGTCTTATAGTGTAAAAAAACTCTATAAAGAAAACAACATTGAAATTGAACCGCATTGGTACCTGATTTTTATGCTTCTGCGGGATAAAGGAAAACTATCCATCGCTGAAATAGCCGATAGTCTGGGATACGCGCATCCCACTCTGGTGATGACCGTAAAAAATATGAATTCAAAAGGCTATTTAATTGTAGAAAAAGACCAGCAGGACAAAAGAAAACAAATGGTTTCTCTCTCTGAAAAATCAATTCATTCTCTGCCGCAATTTGAATTGATATGGAACAGCTGTGAGGCTACTATATTAAGTGTATTGGATCACGATTTAGGTATTCTTAAATATCTGGACGAGATCGATGAAGCTCTGGACAAATCCACATTTTACTACAGATTTAAACAAGAATATTCAAAAGCAATTTTAAAAACCTAAAAATGAAAAATTTAATCATTATCCTATTATCGATATGCTGCTTTTCGGGGTATGCCAAAGAAACTAAAATTATTGTCAGAGCTAAAGCAAAGGATGCCAAGTTTATTGGCAGTTCTTTGGGTGGTGCTTACGTGATTATACGCAATAAAACCAACAACATTATACTGGCGGAAGGAAAAACAAGCGGAAGTACCGGAAACACAGATTTGATCATGAAGTTTCCCAAAGAAAGAAATACGGTCATTACAGACGATGCAACAGCAAAATTTACGGCTTCTATAGATATCGAGGAGCCAACCTTTGTGAGCATTGAAGTACATTCTCCTAATAACAACAAACAGGCACAGACTTTAGTAAGTACTGAAATTTGGCTAATTCCGGGCAAAGACATACTGG
It encodes the following:
- a CDS encoding MgtC/SapB family protein, which codes for MDIEFELLLSAKLLLALLLGGIIGVEREREQQNAGVRTFACICVASCLFVSIAAHLTEDKSAIARMLAAIATGLGFIGAGLIFRDEKNLLKGLTTASGLWTTSAVGMAIALNMFVIAICSTAIILFIFTINQFSWYRKFVGKLFKDKNLKK
- a CDS encoding bestrophin family protein, which encodes MLLNRRISLMYFVNEIRSQIVLIVLFAILIGLLDMHPLFQQVSLPLSIPALVGTAVSLLLAFRTAQSYERWWEARTVWGAIVNDSRTFIRQIIQFTPKENKESVDAFTERQIVWLYALGESLRKQQFSSRVQTYLDTFQIKASNIPNALLDKHSVDVAEMASQGLISDFKQVQLNETLARLCDSMGKCERLKNTVFPKSYSVLVHTLIYVFAAILPFGLEDSQLVVEILITILIPVLFISIEKTAIIMQDPFENTPVDTPMTSLAKTIEINLLEMTGAENIPVKEKNDLYYEM
- a CDS encoding TonB-dependent siderophore receptor, with protein sequence MKVKVLLPLLGCLMMLLTASASFAQTGTIKGTVSLSNDEAADNISVTLRGTKIGTTTDAQGNYEIKNIRPGNYILKVSVIGFSSKEKNVEVSAGSNLVENFTLLTTSEALTEVFVKGNANKYTKSESQYVSRMTIKNLENAQVYNVVTKELIKDQLVTNQDEALKNVPGLYQLWAATNRAGDGASWYSLRGFTTQSLVRNGLAGKVNSNTDAVNLERIEVIKGPSATLFGNVVSSYGGLINRVTKKPYENFGGEISYQNGSYGFNRLTADINTPINDDHTALFRLNAAFGNANTFQDFGYSKSFFVAPSFAYKVNDKLTISIDAEIGNQDNSGMPLIYLPFGVSIADLGVNNAKNLDVNFKRSFLGDEFMTNTKTLNVFAQALYQISDEWTSQTVFSSSSNKASGLQTWFYLLPNQEFSRNAWDANGKDNAIEFQQNFNGDFKIGSMRNRFLVGADIYYGSNKLLFQSAPGYAAYDKINYTGAAANYYDFNPTNVKEQLKGNGNPPYTTNSSIATYSAYVADAINVTDRLILSAGVRFDHFENQGSFDAASNKNTNSFSQNAFSPKFGAVYQVVKDQVSVFGNYQNSFTNKGFLDANVGGKLELKQFDPERANQLEVGVKVNAFQNKVSATFSYYDIKVKDIVTADPNLPNASIQNGTQFSNGFEVELTANPIPGLNLLVGYSNNNSKLNDLRPVTAGPENLINYWFSYNLQRTKLKGLGLGFGGNYGDATYIYNNGPGQTFELPSYAVVNAALYYDQPKYRVSLKVNNLTDQLYFNGYTTINVQAPRTLMGSVTYKF
- a CDS encoding MarR family winged helix-turn-helix transcriptional regulator; this translates as MNSDFLKDLGYKALDSRMKRISDKMSYSVKKLYKENNIEIEPHWYLIFMLLRDKGKLSIAEIADSLGYAHPTLVMTVKNMNSKGYLIVEKDQQDKRKQMVSLSEKSIHSLPQFELIWNSCEATILSVLDHDLGILKYLDEIDEALDKSTFYYRFKQEYSKAILKT